The Diceros bicornis minor isolate mBicDic1 chromosome 33, mDicBic1.mat.cur, whole genome shotgun sequence sequence ATGGCATTCTAAGAGTCCTTGCCCTCTCTCCTATCTCACAATTCTCATCATACCCTAACTTGACTTTTACCAATCAACACCACCAAACTCCCCTAGTTCCCAAAAGGCCAATAACTGCTACATATTCTTTAAAACTCAATTTAGGTATCACTTCCTCTAGGATTCTTCAGAGTGGTGGTGAAGTAGGTTCCTTCCTTGATGCTCTTATGCATATAAATACCACAGGCCTTATCACACTGCAGGTTAATTTagtttacttttctgtttttccttctagACTAGAAGATTTTCAGATTCAAGAAAAAGTCAGTGGCCTATCTGACCTTCTATTCCCAGGGCCTGACACAGTGCAGAAAAGACAGCAGCACTCGTAGCATTCATTGAGTGAAAGTATATGAATGAACAGTATAAATGAGGTTTTTCCTTTTAACAATGCCTGAAAGAAGTCCAAAAAACTTAATTGAAGCAGCACAATGATAACTGTTCTTCAAAGTGATACGGATAAAATATAACCTAATGGTACCATCTGTACCTCTTCCTGAATCTAATAAAACAAAGTCAGAAAAAACAAAGGGAAAGACATTTaggtacagacttccagttataaaacaaataagtgtcatggggatgtaatgcacagcatggtgactatagttaataacactgtattgcatatttgaaagttgctaagagagtagatcttaggaaaaagggggagaaagaattatttttctaCCGTTTCATTGGAAAGCAAAATTTTAAGAGACTAGGAATAGTTTGGTAAAGCACCTAGCCAATATTAtattaattcatatttttctgtcaccaattaattttactttataacccaattgtttcttcatagtacaacagtaaaatatttatattcaacatattgtgtgtgcacatgtaaaTGTAGGAAAAAGTCTATAGTACCATCGTCGATAACCTCTGTTCACACCCTGTCTTCCTCAAATTCTTCCTCCTAACAGTCTTCAGTTCTCTTACCTAAACAGTAGTTATATATGGCAGTGGTATTATGGATGGTTTTCTTTTTGGCTTatcttattttttccctctttaataggaagtaattttttttgtttttctgaggaagatttgctctgagctaacatctgttgccaatgttcctttTTTGgcgtgaggaagattcgccctgagctaacatctatgccaatcttcttctattttgtatgtgggtcgcagctaCAGCATGCCCACCACAGAGCAGCATAGGTctacgcccaggaaccgaacctggccgccaaagcggagtgcaccaaacaacagtaggccatggggctggcccccagaaataatttttaatttttaaaaagtatgttaaaatgaaacatttttcaaaatatcattaaatttttctaacttttactactaataataaaatCATGGGGTCAAAAGTGAGTTCAAAAGATCAGGATTCCAATTTTCTAACTTTAGATATTTAAAAAGGCAATTTCAAGTTTCTACTTTGCAATTTATGAAACaagtgagtaaattttaaagtctAAGATCTATATGAAATATACTCTTAAAGacccctcaaaaaaaaatctaaaattaactCTGAACTCAAGTATCTATGACCATAAAATAAGCTGaccaaaatgtaaatttaaagagGAATATGGACTGTTTCTACTAGAAAGAAAACTAAAGGTATTCATTAGCTGAAAGAATTGTTGCCATCTCTCCACCCTTCCTGCAGATCCTCCCATCTAAAAATGTATCTACCTTATCAATAGTCAAAACTACTTCTAAGACAGGCATGCCTGTTTCTCTCCTTATAATCAGTCCTTTGAGTGTATCCAGCCCATACAGCTTTTAGTGTCATCAGcattaaaagatatatttatcacacatgcacacaaacctGTGTGTcaatgtgtgtacacacacacacacacacacacacacacagtctgatTCTCTCTAGGGAGTGCAAATGGTAAAGAGAACTATCATATTTTACTTTACACATACTCGaatttgttgaatttttaaaaatattatcttataattgaaaaaatgagaaggaaaataaaaggtaCCAAAGTAGCTAAgcacagagaggaagagaatcaATGTTTAACTTAATCTTCAAAGTATGATAGTATAATATCACCATTTACAACATACACATTTATCTTAAGATATATCTATAGGTAttgtttttattcaattttacGACTGCTCCCCCATTAGAAATATGCTGTATATACATCAATTAGAAGGGCTATCAGATGGCATTAAAGAGTAATAATATGCATTAAGAACTATCTATATTTGAAACTGTTCTTCATCCAACATTTGAAGAAAAACTCAAGAAGCAATAATGAGGGCTGGCCCAGCAGGATACTGGTAAAGTTcgcctgctctgcttcagtggcctggggttcacaggtttggatcccacgcgcggacctacacaccacacatcaagccacgctgtggcaggcgtcccacatgtaaaaagcagaggaagatgggcacggatgttagcccagggccagtcttcctcagcaaaaagaggaggattggcaacagatgttagctcagggctaatcttcctcaccaaaaaaaaaaaaaaaaagaaagaaagaaagaaaagaataatgatATTCAGACCCAAAGTCATCTAAAAAGTAAAAGTGTTTGAATCCTAAGTGTAATTCTGGAAAAACCTAAGGCAGTTACAGCATCAAGAGgtactacaaaattacaaattattgtgcactttaaaaatgtatattaaaaactcatacagaggccggcccagtggtgcagcggttaagtgcatgcactccgctgtggctgcctggggttcgccggttcagatcccgggcgcgcaccgatgcacctcctgctaagccatgctgtggcagcttcccatataaagtggaggaggatgggcacggatgttagcccagggccagacttcctcaaggaaaaaggggaggattggcatggatgttagctcaaggctagtcctcctcaccaaaaaataaacaaataaaataaaataaaatcacctctaaataaacaaacaaaaatcatacAGTTCTttcaggaagatataaaaataaaacaagattctCAACTCCTGAACAGTTGCTAACTTTTGTAGTGAAGTGGGGCAAATATCACAAGAAGCCCAATTCTATTACAGCAACTTTGAACTGTTAAATTTTGCTTTTCACAAATCTGtctttatttcttgaaaaaaaaattaactagaaCTTAGTGGAATAcaatactaagaaaaaagaaatcagccTGGTATTCATGGTGGATATCTACCACAAAGAAAATCCACAAAAAACTGGTCTACaagaaaatttaataacatattttgcAATGCTAGGGTTAGACTCACTCACATACTATACAAATGATGAAAATTACAGTCTGCAAAAATTTTTCAATAACCTCCAAGTGGTCTGGATAAAgcagattaaaatatatgaactATTACAGGTAGAACATTGTCATTTCATTTTAAACTACCATCATAAGATTCAAAGTGACTAGTTCCATGAATGGTTCATAATTAGCAAGGACTGATGCACTTACTTATTGTCTTGTTGATATAAattctattcaataaatattctacttaaaaacaaaagaaaggaaaaacatatgtccCTGGCTGTCAAGCAGTCAGCCTATTTAATGAAGATATACAATTTcatatatatggcttttataatttttatgtatacagaaaagaaagctggagatcTGTTGATGAAAGTAGGGGATGTCCTCACTTGAAATCCTGCAGGTAAGTTTATGGAGGGCAAGGACTATGTCTCATTCATCTTTCTATCTCCAGCACAGTCTCTAACTCATAGCAGACATTTATTTTGCTGAAATaatctgcattcattcattcaacaagcatttacttGGCACCTAATAAGTTTCAGGCCCTGTACTAGGTGATAGGGTATTCATGGGTGAATAAAACAGGCTACCATCTCAGCCTTTGTGGAGTCTATAATATAGTGGGGGAGGCAAACAAATAAGTGAACCAACAAATAAGATAACGAAAACTTGTAATACGTGCTACAAGGGAAATTAACAGGCTACAATGATAGAGGGGACCTACTTAGAACAGTTATCAAGTCTCTCAAACCCTTAGATAAGGTGATCAGGAGAGAGCTTCTCTAAGAAGGTGGTatttaagcctaaacctaaatgagaaggagccagctatTCGAACGGCATAAAGCATAATGAGCTATTTTCTAAACAAACATATCAGCTGCTTAGCTCACATTTGGTAATTCACAAAGTAATTTCTGCACTTCAAAATTTGTAATTTTCTAAATAAGTCCtgtcatttttcattttccagCCCTCTCCAATCTAAATATCAATAGCTCTCCAGCATTCCTTACATAAGGTTGTTGTATCTAACTATCCCcaaattgacatttttacaaaCACATCACTTTTTATTAAGAATATTTTCTACATAATCCAAATACAGTTATAAGAGAATTAGagatagaaaactaatatttatagAGGGACTAGTACCAGCCAAGCACTGTCTTAGTACTTTAAAACAGAAAGTCTCTCAAGGGCTACCACTATAAAATTAGCAAAACACTCTTTTTATGTTCAAATTTTGTGTCGGGAGTAGAAGATTTAAAGAAATGTGTGGGTTTGTACGGGCAGCAACATAAATGTTGGAGGTGAAGAGGGAAAGGATCATAAAAGGAAGACACTATCTTTGTTTGCAGTCACAGTCTAGTACTCAGATATTCAGGTCCAGAAACCTCAAACCAAACTCAAAAAGTGACTAATTATAAACCAGAATTATGCTTTACTAATTTTCGTTATGAAATATACTATTATGCTGACCAGACTTTTAGACTGATCATAATCTCACCCACACCAATTTATTAATCTATAATGGAGAACACAGCCTTCCAGATGAACACAATCCTCACCTGCACTCTCACTTGTACACCAATACTTATGTCGAGAAGCTAAATGAGTGATCAGAATAGATACAGAATCAGTAAAGGGAAACAGATCTTTCAGCCAGGCCATGGCAAGGACTGATCAAATATTCCTGACCCTCAATAGAGATTACCTTTCTAGTTACCAGAATTTTCATGAACCCCAGATGATGTATCTTTTCCCTTTGTACAGCAGTATATAAATAGTGCCAAATTCTGCTTTTCAACTCTTTTTCAATGTTCAATGCTGACCATCCATTCCACTTCTGCTGACACAGCCTTTCTTTAGATATATTAATGTCACCTATTTAATTCAATCAAAAACATTTCAAAGTGCCAATTACCTGCTGGGCACTACACTAGGTTAACCTAGGTATACCAAAGTTAAATAAGATACCAGCCACATCCTCAAGAGTTCATCTTCTATTGAAGACGAccttctctttcctgtttttGACCTGGGAGACTGCTGGTTTCTTAAAGTGCCTCCTGCATATATCATTTTATCCATTCTGTGCCAATGCTATTTAATTTTCAGAGTTATATGAGTACTGTACTGTTGCCCTGTGTACCTACTACAAGGGGAATTTTGTATAGAGAAAGCAACTAAAGTACTGGGGAGTTAAGTAGCTTGCCTGAAATCACTAAGTTAATAAATAgtggagccaagattcaaattCTAAGTCTTTCTGATTCCAAAGATCACACAATCTTTCCTCTACTCCATGCAGTCTCTAAGAAACTAAAAACTCTAAGAGATAGAAATATGTAAAGTGCCTAGTATATTTCTTGATATATCCCCCAATTCAATGACTATGTCTGCCAAAATAAAATCAGCAATATCAAGTTGTAAATTTGTACAGGGCTTTTAGATTTCCTATTAACTACTAGGCCCCCAAACTTATCAAGCTAGGAATAAATAATCTTCATTTTGGTAGGTCAAGGCCCAATTCACTGATATTCAGTActcttagaaaacaaaaaaaaccagatCACTTTTCTAGTTGAAAGCTCTAAACTCAGCAAAAATAAGGCCCATCTaacatgtaatatatttaaattttacttatacTTTAAGCCTTAGTAAAGCATATTAacagtgatttaaaaacaaagattaagcaaataaaaataatgtaacaAGTGCACCATTGAATCATATCCCAAATCATCCAAAGCTTTAAATTACATATTTCGTTGATAATATACTTTCCTTTAATTTATGctgaattattaaaaagaaatgctttTTTAAGCAATCCTATTAATATCTACCTCTGTTTCTTATATTTCTCATGAATTATAATAGTTCATTACATTTGATGGCAGAGTCACTGAGCAAGGAAATTACTTAAACACAAATTCCaatgtacagatgagaaaaatgtgaTGAACTGGGAAAGGGAGAACaggaaatggaggagagagaCTATTAGGTGGAAGTGCAGTGAGAATATAAGCACCAGAAACTGCAATTCATCAAACAGGAAGTCCTGAAATCACATGACatgcaggaaaataaaatttaaaaataaatgaaacggGGCAAGGTGGGCAGGCTCAATAGAGccaaggggaggaaaaaaataaaaaagactttaaatGGATACATtacaagtcttttaaaaaaaaacaattataagtTATATTTAAATAATCTGGTGACAGTTAATGGACTACTTTCACTTTCTTGTTATGTTTTCCTAATATTTACTCTACAGAGAACTACACTAACATCTATCCATAACTGTcaagaaactaaagaaaacaattttctcctaaaatataaaatcaaatagtTTTTACGATGACCacagtttgcttttcttttcacaaagacaacagaaaaacTCAGTATGTTATATTCCCAATTAAGTTAAGAAATACCATCTGAGTTAAAGTGATCTTACCCATTAATGTTGCTAAAAGACACAAGGAGTACATTTCTTTGTCAGCTTGATCCTGAAGTTCCTTAGAAGACAGTTTGCCAGGAACAGCAATCTCTTCTTGTTTTACAGTGTGGGCCGAGTGTGCTGCAGGAGACTGACCACCTTCTGCTTTACTTTTTAGAATCTCTATTGTAATTCTGTCACCATGCTGTAAAGGAACTGGCTCCTTTTCCATTCCTGCCTGGGGTGGCATTAACTCTTTGGGAGGAAAGCCATATCGAATACACTGTAAATATGGAGGAATGTTGAATTCTCTGGCTATGCTTTCCTGAAGTTCAAAAAACGTTGTTGAAGACTTAAGTGTAACCATGGACTGTCGTCCATCATTAGTCGTTATTCGGATCTTCTTCTCCTTAGAAGTTGTTGGTGAATAGGGAGACTTAGTAGGGGTAGCAGGTGCAGAGGACGGACCATCACGGACAGTACTAGGAGAAACAGTCCTGGGCTGtcctttttgttcttgttttaactTCTCTGTTTTCCGTTTCTGCATTACAGAAGCCTGTTCCATAATATTCTGTTGAATAGTTCTTTCAGTTTTACTCATGTTTAACTCCTCCTTGTGcaaagtttttgttttctgtccagtaAGAATAATTTTAGTTGGGAGCTGAGACTCTGACTCTTGTCCTTGTACATCTCCAACTCTTTGGGCATGAGCACCATCTATATTTACAGGAGTATAATCGTCAGGATTCTTTTTTGCAGTCTGATGCAATATAGTGTGGACAACTTTCTGAACCAGGATTTCACTCCCAAATTCACCTGGAAAGTGCTTGGTAACAAGTTTCATTGCAACATCATAAACATTACTATTCAAAGATGAATCACTTTCATACTGGAACCAATATACTGTTTCTCTAACCACTCTTCCACCCCATTCCAAAGTAATAGGAAAAGCTTCTGGTAGATTGTCATACTCTTTACCATCCCAAAAATGTTTGAATCCACAACCACATTTGCCACCAGTGGACCTAGAATTAGTTCTGTCGCCATCCAAATACACAATAGACCCATCTCCTCTGACCCTTCGCACAGATGTGCCATGGCACCAATTACAAGCTGTTAGGTTACTCAATCCGTAGTCTGGTACCAGAACGTCTTTCAGTGAATCATATGAGCAAACCAAATTGTTCAAGGGAAAGCTATAATTTTTGTCAGGCCTCAGCTGTCCATGAGTATTTTTTGCCAGGTTATACAGTTTCCCTCCTGGAGCCAACCACTCTGGAGGAACATGAAGTTCAGAAAGGGCACCACAGAGCAAACATTTGTGAAGACGATTATCCATTACAGCTTTTTTAGCAGCTGCTGTGACTTCTTCAGGCTGAACTCCTATCACCCCAGTCCTCCTGTAGAAATACTGATGGACATCAGCAACCAAACTAGGATGGATACCGTGTATGTCCATAAAGACTTCTTCCATAGCAGCAACAAGCCTAAGCAAGTATTTATCCTGCAAACTTCTATCTCCTCCAATAACACAACCACCGTCCTCCTCAAGTTTGATGTACTTTTTAATAAGGTCTTGAGGCACACCCCATGCTTTAGGAAGCAAATTCATAGGCAGTTTGGGCAAAGCAGCCCCTTTTATGCCTACCAAGGGGATATAATGGTTTCTACCAGAGCTACTCCATGCAATACAGATTGGTTTGTTCAAATGACCATCTCTCCCAGTGCACTTCTCTGCAGGAATGAGCCCAGGCAGAAAGGTGGCTGAATAATCACCAGAGCTTCTCATACCACTGAGAGAATCTAACAGAATAATAGGGCGATGTAACACATTGGCAAGGCCAAATATGTGGATGTTCCTCAAGCCCAAGGGAACACCCTCAGGTGGTATAAACAGAGGGTCGCACTCATTGATAATGTCCTCCCATTCAGCAGCATCAATGAAGTCATGGAACAGGGCTTGATATCGGGCCAGGTGCTGCTGAAAGTGCTGTTtaagattctctctcaaggcatGCCAGAAGAGCTCCCGGCCCACTAGAGCCCGGGACACGGCATGCACCAGGCAATGTCCATCCCCGTCGACATGCACTGGAATGAGGCATTCCTGACTTTTATTTGCCCGCTTGATGTCCTCAAGAGTGTCATGCAAATATAAGAGGCTGCCGGAGCGGTCCTTGCCATAGCCCACTGTGTTAACATGTTCTGGTTCGATGAGGAAGGCACGGTCACCCAGCAAAGCGCAATCGAACAGTTCGCCCTGGTTCATGTCCCGGAGCAGCTTAGCCCGGCCTGTCTGTTTGTCCATTCCATAGCGAGCTAAAATGGGCGACAACAATTTGCAGTGGTAGTTGGAAAGGCCCATCACCTTTACCAGTTCCGTGTTCTTCTTGGGTGCCCCTGTCACCCCGAGCAGCGCGTTCCGCAGCAGGTTGTGCAGCACTACGTCCGGGTCGGtcacctcctccacccccagcagCTGTTGCTGCTCGTGCCGCTGTCCGCACTCGGTACACTCGATGCTTACAGAACCGGAGGCCGGGAAGAACAGACGCGCCTGGCACTTCGGATCTGGGCAGCTCCCAGAGAGGATCCGCCGGTCTCTCCGCTTCGAGAGGCCCCCCggagcagccgccgccgccgctgccagGGACGGCGGAGTCTGCGGAGCCTCAGGGGGAGGAGGCGGCGGTGGcagcggaggcggcggcggcggctgagaCATAGCTCTCGGCTCTCGTGTCTCGCTCCGCGTCACAAGCGACCCTCAAAGGCTCATAGCCCAGATCCCCACCGGCCCGACTCGGTCTAGTCCAGGCCCAGGGCGAATCACTTTCCTTTCCctaccagctcctcctcctcctaagcGAAGGCGGAAGCGCCGGACGTTGTTTCTCTTCTTACTTCTCCACTGCCGTAGCCGTTGCCCCGAACGTAACGGCCACCACCCTACCCCGCACTCACACTCACTCACTgtcgctcgctctctctctctcagacacacagacatacacgcCCTCACTGACAGTGCGCAGGCGCAGCTTCCGCTCTGCCCTCTGGGAATTAGAGTCTTCCAGCCTCTCTCCTAGCCATAGAGTGCTAAGAGCTTGGGTTCATAAAGAACTACAAATATCGTGAGGCCAAGCGGTTCAGCGCCCgcggagaggaggaagaggaaggcaaTGGGCGGGGAAGCAGAAAGGAAGCTAGTCTCTCACGTTGCCTGCCGGGAGTTGTGGTTTTAACTGCATCTCCTTTGTCGTCTTCCCCACTCTGGGGCCCAAGCGAAAGAGTATGAGAGACCACATTTCCTAGGATGCCTTGCGGCGCGTTCAGTCTCACGTCCCCCTTAGGCGAAGGGAAGGATACTGGGAAGCTTGGTAAAAACAGAGTTAAAGGGGATGGATGTGGAAACTGGGGAGTCTGAAGTTGACGACTCCTAGACGGGGAGGTGAATGAAAGGCTCTCAGTGAAGAAGGTACAGTAAATAAATGTCCAGCGATATGACGGGCTGGGAAGTTGAATGAAATGGTCTA is a genomic window containing:
- the VCPIP1 gene encoding deubiquitinating protein VCPIP1 produces the protein MSQPPPPPPLPPPPPPPEAPQTPPSLAAAAAAAPGGLSKRRDRRILSGSCPDPKCQARLFFPASGSVSIECTECGQRHEQQQLLGVEEVTDPDVVLHNLLRNALLGVTGAPKKNTELVKVMGLSNYHCKLLSPILARYGMDKQTGRAKLLRDMNQGELFDCALLGDRAFLIEPEHVNTVGYGKDRSGSLLYLHDTLEDIKRANKSQECLIPVHVDGDGHCLVHAVSRALVGRELFWHALRENLKQHFQQHLARYQALFHDFIDAAEWEDIINECDPLFIPPEGVPLGLRNIHIFGLANVLHRPIILLDSLSGMRSSGDYSATFLPGLIPAEKCTGRDGHLNKPICIAWSSSGRNHYIPLVGIKGAALPKLPMNLLPKAWGVPQDLIKKYIKLEEDGGCVIGGDRSLQDKYLLRLVAAMEEVFMDIHGIHPSLVADVHQYFYRRTGVIGVQPEEVTAAAKKAVMDNRLHKCLLCGALSELHVPPEWLAPGGKLYNLAKNTHGQLRPDKNYSFPLNNLVCSYDSLKDVLVPDYGLSNLTACNWCHGTSVRRVRGDGSIVYLDGDRTNSRSTGGKCGCGFKHFWDGKEYDNLPEAFPITLEWGGRVVRETVYWFQYESDSSLNSNVYDVAMKLVTKHFPGEFGSEILVQKVVHTILHQTAKKNPDDYTPVNIDGAHAQRVGDVQGQESESQLPTKIILTGQKTKTLHKEELNMSKTERTIQQNIMEQASVMQKRKTEKLKQEQKGQPRTVSPSTVRDGPSSAPATPTKSPYSPTTSKEKKIRITTNDGRQSMVTLKSSTTFFELQESIAREFNIPPYLQCIRYGFPPKELMPPQAGMEKEPVPLQHGDRITIEILKSKAEGGQSPAAHSAHTVKQEEIAVPGKLSSKELQDQADKEMYSLCLLATLMGEDVWSYAKGLPHLFQQGGVFYNIMKKTMGMADGKHCTFPHLPGKTFVYNASEDRLELCVDAAGHFPIGPDVEDLVKEAVSQVRAEATTRSRESSPSHGLLKLGSGGVVKKKSEQLHNVTAFQGKGHSLGTASSSPHLDPRAKETPVVRKHSTGTDFSSSSIKTEPSVFTAAPSNSELIRMAPGVVTMRDSRQLDPDLVEAQRKKLQEMVSSIQASMDKHLRDQSTEQSPSDLPQRKGEVVSSSVKPGSLQPGLPESFSLTGGTENSNTETTDSCVAEALGAAFARRSKAQKGSSVEEPEEMDSQDAEITNTTEPMDHS